A genomic region of Cannabis sativa cultivar Pink pepper isolate KNU-18-1 chromosome 1, ASM2916894v1, whole genome shotgun sequence contains the following coding sequences:
- the LOC115707570 gene encoding GDSL esterase/lipase APG → MVLNLVMCVCGLLFLYIGNAQDTIVPAIITFGDSIVDVGNNNYLSTLFRADKPPYGRDFVNHQPTGRFCNGKLATDFVAGTLGFKSYAPAYLSPEASGKTLLIGANFASAGSGYYDKTATQNHAIPLSQQLKYYKEYQSKLAEVAGQSKAKSIMKDALYVLTTGTTDFIQNYYTNSYLRKTYTVEQYSSMLISLMKNFTENLYDLGARKIGVTSLPPLGCIPLERTLAGTHESGCVSQLNTDAQGFNKMLNNAATSLKKKCPDLRLVIFDIYKPVYDLVNSPSMYGFAEAGRGCCGTGTVELTTALCNSHSLGTCSNATQYVFFDSAHTSEAANKVIADEMINQGLSII, encoded by the exons ATGGTTTTGAATTTGGTAATGTGTGTATGtggattattatttttatatattgggAATGCACAGGACACTATTGTTCCAGCGATCATTACTTTTGGTGACTCCATAGTCGATGTGGGCAACAACAACTATCTCTCCACTCTTTTCAGGGCTGACAAACCTCCTTATGGAAGGGACTTCGTTAATCACCAACCTACCGGAAGATTTTGCAATGGCAAATTAGCCACTGACTTCGTTG CTGGGACTTTAGGTTTCAAGTCTTACGCACCTGCATATCTTAGCCCAGAAGCATCAGGGAAAACACTTCTTATTGGAGCCAACTTTGCTTCAGCTGGTTCTGGTTACTATGACAAAACTGCAACTCAAAAT CACGCAATCCCTTTGTCCCAGCAATTGAAGTATTACAAGGAATACCAATCAAAGCTGGCTGAAGTAGCTGGCCAGAGTAAAGCTAAATCCATTATGAAGGACGCTCTTTATGTACTGACCACTGGCACTACCGACTTTATACAGAACTACTACACTAATTCTTACCTCAGAAAAACCTACACTGTTGAGCAGTACAGTTCCATGCTcattagtttaatgaaaaattttacTGAG AACTTGTACGACTTGGGGGCAAGAAAGATTGGAGTGACATCACTCCCTCCATTGGGTTGTATTCCATTAGAAAGGACCTTAGCTGGAACTCATGAAAGTGGGTGTGTGTCTCAGCTGAACACAGACGCCCAAGGATTTAATAAGATGTTGAACAATGCTGCTACCAGTCTCAAAAAGAAATGCCCTGATCTTAGACTTGTTATCTTTGACATTTACAAGCCTGTTTATGATCTTGTTAATTCCCCTTCTATGTACG GCTTTGCGGAAGCAGGAAGAGGCTGCTGTGGAACAGGGACTGTAGAACTAACCACAGCTTTGTGCAATTCTCACTCATTAGGAACATGTTCAAATGCTACTCAGTACGTATTTTTCGACAGTGCCCATACATCTGAAGCTGCCAACAAAGTTATTGCTGACGAGATGATAAACCAAGGCCTATCCATCATCTGA